From Phaeodactylum tricornutum CCAP 1055/1 chromosome 11, complete sequence, one genomic window encodes:
- a CDS encoding predicted protein — protein MADMEMGEENVAESLVDMDKVRTIIEACKTGNMEVIDALVSESPTFAAQQELETGQSPLMVAASYGNGNLCQYLLEAGAPWNAIDRQGQCAGNYATANQHWGVVNLLVDWGVRAELVLGMMERTKRDIGESVTLQAQPGAAENQPCTKPDYLRQRLHYTADGQSLLDADKDAVMMEWERPLMKAHAQIMMEGSGRRVLNVGFGMGIIDTALQELSPSHHIIIEAHLDVYNRMIEERWDRRPNVQICFGRWQEVLPQLVSEGVVVDAIFYDTYGEHFLDLEDFHALIVKILSKPHGIYSFFNGLAPDNLFFHGVACQCVKLQLSQLGLDSEFLPCEIQVKDQVWEGIRRKYWHDRDTYYLPKCTWNAQFLATGTPPVEAIVEDARKNKTAADAQQLGESKRQKCA, from the exons ATGGCGGACATGGAAATGGGAGAAGAAAACGTAGCCGAATCGTTGGTAGATATGGACAAGGTCCGCACAATTATCGAGGCTTGCAAGACTGGAAATATGGAGGTAATCGACGCGCTCGTATCGGAGAGTCCGACGTTCGCCGCGCAACAGGAGCTCGAAACGGGTCAATCACCGCTCATGGTCGCAGCATCGTACGGAAATGGGAATTTGTGCCAGTATCTACTAGAAGCGGGAGCTCCGTGGAACGCCATTGATAGACAAGGACAGTGTGCAGGGAACTACGCCACTGCCAATCAACACTGGGGTGTGGTCAACTTGCTCGTGGACTGGGGCGTACGTGCCGAATTGGTGCTGGGCATGATGGAACGGACAAAACGCGATATCGGGGAATCTGTTACGTTGCAGGCCCAACCTGGTGCGGCCGAGAATCAGCCCTGCACCAAGCCCGACTATTTACGCCAAAGGCTTCATTACACAGCCGACGGTCAATCGTTGCTGGATGCCGACAAGGATGCGGTCATGATGGAATGGGAGCGTCCGCTGATGAAGGCGCACGCACAAATCATGATGGAAGGATCAGGACGGCGCGTTTTGAATGTTGGCTTTGGTATGGGAATCATCGATACGGCATTGCAAGAACTCAGCCCATCACACCATATAATCATTGAAGCCCATCTAGATGTCTACAACCGAATGATCGAAGAGCGATGGGACCGACGTCCTAATGTGCAAATATGCTTTGGGCGATGGCAAGAGGTATTGCCTCAGCTTGTAAGCGAAGGAGTCGTTGTCGATGCAATTTTTTACGACACG TATGGGGAGCATTTTTTGGACCTGGAAGACTTTCACGCCCTGATTGTAAAGATACTGAGTAAGCCACACGGAATCTACTCTTTTTTCAATGGCTTGGCCCCAGATAACCTGTTCTTTCACGGCGTCGCCTGCCAGTGTGTCAAGCTCCAGCTTTCACAGCTTGGACTGGACAGCGAATTTTTGCCATGCGAAATTCAAGTCAAAGATCAGGTTTGGGAAGGAATCCGACGTAAGTACTGGCACGATCGTGATACGTACTATCTACCCAAGTGTACGTGGAATGCTCAATTTTTGGCCACCGGAACGCCGCCGGTCGAAGCAATTGTCGAAGACGCACGCAAAAATAAAACGGCAGCTGATGCGCAACAACTTGGCGAGAGTAAGAGACAAAAGTGCGCGTAA
- a CDS encoding predicted protein, which produces MPVDIHRWNLMERWNRGILGCFSHTVELAGGSSSFRHFSKLDRICRIKLFVVIELHIRGFEEEAEGFKSFGSTTSSPTLQPTFLSTNSDADLTAAAGSLHSEYVCVYNGLNGTLYAGDKALYFVGTFFFFDKKVTLPWEEVRQVQMISQGVQILCKDESVTQFTGMHHPDRVWTILVSLHNDALLDLPLQQHQSVTPRYGGVKRRSSDPMLMSNSDLEAFFEDDNVDEDNDAKRVEEFSKLREKVAFAVDCKTNLQKQTIKRSTTTPPASPSTKVSQSAEQSEVEYAIGQIRLQPIHCRLYAGNGGLLFYGRRFFFDTQIVTIKFPSIQQVQIIESLSDQSDRQSSGVTILTKEGVRHKFDGMDNADKVWASLVTLHNENLTTQTPGRQRRASQLRRTNSDPALTSGPTFDIDSIDGYQNKYLKPSTAHTDPPLVTSEHMGIETTAKEDWSDVSKQADYKNVVVKDHVLTNCSLGKFYDLFLAEGAPYSMAKFLEARGDTELKVSDWKSAKDSQKWRTRVINYSHPVNAPLAPPKAGARKEQRFRRFDEFGMIVQTKTFVDDVPMADCFYVTDRIRVEPAGTDAVSVFLEFEITFVKSTMFKSIISKTTASEFTNSFRELAKFMSGALGETATVEIEKPPAPIGDKGDSSHRAMFNPSGLCN; this is translated from the exons ATGCCCGTTGACATCCATCGATGGAACTTGATGGAACGATGGAATAGGGGCATTCTTGGATGCTTTTCACACACTGTAGAGCTGGCAGGTGGCTCTTCTAGCTTCCGTCACTTTTCCAAGCTCGATCGGATTTGTAGGATCAAGCTCTTTGTTGTCATTGAGCTTCATATTCGAGGATTCGAAGAGGAGGCAGAAGGCTT CAAGAGCTTCGGGTCCACCACAAGTTCACCAACCTTGCAGCCTACATTCTTATCTACTAACAGCGACGCGGATCTAACGGCGGCTGCGGGAAGTCTCCATTCCGAGTATGTCTGCGTTTACAATGGTTTAAACGGAACGCTATACGCCGGGGATAAAGCGCTCTACTTTGTCGGtactttctttttcttcgacaAAAAGGTGACGTTGCCTTGGGAAGAAGTGCGTCAAGTGCAAATGATTTCCCAGGGAGTACAAATTCTGTGCAAGGATGAATCTGTTACCCAGTTTACCGGTATGCATCATCCCGATCGCGTTTGGACGATTCTGGTATCGCTACACAACGACGCCCTCTTGGACTTGCCGCTACAGCAACATCAATCTGTCACACCTCGGTACGGAGGTGTCAAGCGGCGGAGCTCGGATCCCATGCTCATGTCGAACTCCGATCTAGAAGCATtctttgaagacgacaacgtgGACGAAGATAACGATGCTAAAAGAGTTGAAGAATTTTCCAAATTAAGAGAAAAAGTAGCATTTGCGgttgactgtaaaacaaATCTGCAGAAGCAAACAATTAAGCGCTCCACCACCACACCTCCCGCTTCGCCAAGTACCAAGGTTTCTCAGAGCGCGGAGCAATCTGAAGTTGAATACGCCATTGGGCAGATTCGATTACAGCCAATTCATT GTCGACTTTATGCGGGGAATGGAGGTTTGTTGTTTTACGGACGTAGGTTTTTCTTTGATACCCAAATTGTTACCATCAAGTTTCCTTCGATTCAGCAAGTACAAATTATTGAAAGTCTTTCTGATCAATCCGACCGGCAATCTTCTGGAGTGACCATTTTGACCAAAGAGGGCGTACGACACAAGTTTGATGGCATGGACAATGCCGACAAGGTCTGGGCTTCACTCGTGACATTGCACAACGAAAATCTAACGACGCAAACTCCAGGCCGACAACGACGCGCAAGTCAACTGAGACGCACCAACTCGGACCCAGCGCTGACCTCTGGGCCGACTTTCGATATCGATAGTATCGATGGGTATCAAAACAAATACTTGAAGCCGTCCACGGCGCACACAGATCCTCCTCTTGTCACGAGCGAACATATGGGTATAGAAACAACGGCCAAGGAAGATTGGAGCGACGTTTCAAAACAGGCAGACTACAAAAACGTAGTAGTCAAAGACCATGTCTTGACTAACTGTTCACTGGGCAAATTTTACGATCTATTTCTAGCAGAGGGTGCGCCTTACTCTATGGCCAAATTTCTTGAAGCTCGCGGCGATACAGAGCTGAAGGTGTCGGATTGGAAATCAGCGAAGGATTCTCAGAAATGGAGAACTCGTGTGATCAACTATTCGCACCCAGTAAACGCTCCTTTGGCCCCACCAAAAGCTGGGGCGCGGAAGGAACAGCGGTTTCGTCGCTTCGATGAATTTGGGATGATTGTGCAGACGAAGACGTTTGTAGACGATGTTCCAATGGCGGATTGCTTTTACGTTACCGATCGTATCCGTGTCGAACCCGCTGGAACGGACGCGGTTTCGGTGTTTTTAGAGTTCGAAATCACCTTTGTCAAGTCCACAATGTTTAAAAGCATTATTAGCAAAACGACAGCGAGCGAATTTACTAACTCATTTCGGGAATTGGCAAAGTTTATGTCCGGAGCACTTGGCGAAACAGCCACAGTGGAGATCGAAAAGCCACCCGCTCCGATA GGGGATAAAGGAGACAGTTCGCACCGTGCAATGTTCAATCCCTCTGGATTATGCAATTGA
- a CDS encoding predicted protein, which yields MGPSIDQKGESHRIYWQTWTGNSQPGSSSRRELVTSSAAVRLFPAARALDVTTLLRKTIQLPTLSEENSSLETDSLVLVGTLYSLPRDYVQFEHESLASVDFLSTKQTIDSFAVTVSTSLEPLVYTAHSRSDPFHVVFSLKPSDSPLDARDRMNMHLKHLQSHQVLGRTIISPKLQWYYVPALSPGLSTGSNSSLGSSENVPKIPNCIDLEGYATSMDDEGPETDEEDFDHQQDLETNLSQDMASRFAWIPQEDSNHTSVAISPSRSQSADSRAEHEVFRKRSLTESRRLRELNLSRSSPQTMSGYLWKQSRRDRNVWRKVHSVLTDDYFWFVSRIHRRCGYAFSHHGRVRLTRALLLEPTADYAPLFRTPHAFEVVSARGASHTFRAADKATQKQWMEAISDRIVQSFENSLIEDADLIVTDESLARNRRWNATAVDPLLDTVRKEAEEENDFHCKRLQLLLRWGLRVAEFKEICRYIFNTLPAKKPVVVTSPDNRRSSAANDRAAVSRTITLDPMDNVVGDMIRAAWESAVILLQEATSVVHLAQPTKSSHSVETHFRHVDYIITGRHQHTSTAGESTDNEPIISHHEPPPIDLFDPLLAELQVFVR from the coding sequence ATGGGTCCCAGCATTGACCAGAAGGGGGAATCGCACCGAATTTATTGGCAAACGTGGACGGGCAATTCGCAACCAGGATCCAGCTCGCGCCGCGAATTGGTCACTTCATCAGCGGCCGTCCGACTCTTCCCCGCAGCTCGGGCATTAGATGTGACGACGTTACTCCGTAAAACGATCCAGTTGCCGACTCTGTCCGAGGAGAACTCGAGTTTGGAGACGGATTCTTTAGTCCTGGTCGGGACACTCTACTCCTTACCACGAGATTATGTACAGTTTGAGCACGAAAGTCTTGCTTCCGTAGATTTTCTCTCGACAAAGCAGACAATTGATTCTTTCGCTGTGACCGTGAGCACATCTTTGGAGCCTTTGGTGTACACTGCTCATTCAAGGTCCGATCCGTTTCATGTGGTCTTTAGCCTCAAACCTTCGGACAGTCCATTGGATGCCCGGGATCGCATGAACATGCATTTAAAGCACCTGCAGTCTCATCAAGTACTCGGAAGAACAATCATTTCGCCCAAACTACAATGGTACTACGTCCCGGCCCTTTCGCCTGGATTAAGCACAGGTAGCAATTCTTCTCTCGGTTCTTCCGAAAATGTACCAAAGATCCCCAACTGTATCGATCTCGAAGGTTACGCAACCTCGATGGACGACGAAGGGCCCGAAacagacgaagaagatttcgaCCATCAACAAGACCTGGAAACCAATTTGTCTCAGGATATGGCATCGCGCTTTGCTTGGATTCCACAAGAGGACTCGAATCATACCAGTGTGGCCATTTCACCATcacgttcacagtcagcagaTTCGCGGGCAGAACACGAGGTTTTTCGTAAACGGTCTTTAACAGAATCGCGGAGATTGAGAGAGCTAAATCTATCACGGTCCAGCCCCCAGACCATGTCCGGATACTTGTGGAAGCAATCGCGCAGGGATCGCAACGTCTGGCGTAAGGTGCACAGTGTGTTGACGGACGATTATTTCTGGTTCGTTTCGCGAATACATCGCCGATGCGGGTATGCGTTTTCGCACCACGGCAGAGTCCGTCTGACTCGAGCGCTCCTGCTGGAACCGACCGCCGACTATGCCCCTCTGTTCCGGACACCGCACGCATTTGAGGTAGTATCAGCTCGAGGCGCATCCCATACTTTCCGGGCGGCTGACAAAGCGACACAGAAGCAGTGGATGGAAGCCATTTCGGATCGAATTGTTCAATCCTTCGAGAATTCCTTGATTGAGGACGCAGATTTAATAGTCACCGACGAGTCGCTTGCGCGAAACCGGAGATGGAATGCCACAGCAGTTGATCCTTTATTAGACACTGTGCGGAAGGaggctgaagaagaaaacgatttTCATTGCAAACGCCTTCAATTGCTTTTGAGATGGGGATTGCGGGTTGCTGAGTTCAAAGAGATTTGTCGGTATATCTTCAACACTTTACCCGCCAAAAAACCTGTTGTGGTAACATCGCCTGACAACCGACGATCTTCAGCAGCAAATGATCGAGCTGCAGTTTCCCGTACAATCACATTAGACCCTATGGATAACGTTGTTGGTGACATGATCCGTGCAGCCTGGGAAAGCGCTGTGATTTTGCTGCAAGAAGCTACCAGCGTCGTTCATCTGGCGCAGCCGACCAAATCGTCACACAGTGTGGAAACCCACTTTCGACACGTTGATTACATCATAACGGGTCGACATCAACATACTTCAACCGCAGGAGAAAGTACTGACAACGAGCCAATAATTTCACACCATGAGCCACCTCCGATTGATTTGTTTGATCCGCTTTTGGCAGAGCTGCAAGTCTTTGTCAGGTAG
- a CDS encoding predicted protein — protein LEFKVGVITKVWVHPDADKLYCEEIDVGEEVPRQIASGLRPHFSEEQMLGQRLLVASNLKAKNLVGFKSHGMVLCAAEPIDDENEKVEFVEPPEGAAIGEIVTFEGLPPPEPFSPAQVDKKKAWQKAADGMKTTEGRLAAWNGHVFMTSAGPCQTMTIAGGVMR, from the coding sequence CTTGAATTCAAAGTCGGTGTGATTACAAAAGTGTGGGTACATCCAGATGCAGATAAGCTTTACTGTGAAGAGATCGACGTTGGAGAGGAGGTGCCTCGTCAAATTGCCTCTGGACTTCGTCCCCATTTTAGCGAGGAGCAAATGCTAGGTCAGCGTCTGTTGGTTGCTTCCAActtgaaagcaaagaatcTGGTTGGATTCAAATCGCACGGTATGGTTCTCTGCGCAGCTGAGCCtattgacgacgaaaacgaaaaggtGGAATTTGTAGAACCTCCGGAAGGCGCCGCGATCGGTGAAATTGTCACGTTTGAAGGTTTGCCACCGCCTGAACCCTTTTCTCCGGCACaagtcgacaaaaagaaagcgTGGCAAAAGGCCGCGGACGGCATGAAAACGACCGAAGGTCGCTTGGCCGCATGGAATGGGCATGTATTCATGACATCGGCAGGTCCCTGCCAAACAATGACAATTGCTGGAGGAGTAATGCGTTAG
- a CDS encoding predicted protein: RLPPEVNRILYVRNLPFTITAEELYAIFGKYGAIFQIRLGDKDKDTRGTAFVVYEDIFDAKSAVDHLSGFNVGGRYLIVLYYQPAKFEKRAQVEEKEKELQE, from the coding sequence CGCCTACCCCCAGAGGTCAATCGTATTCTGTATGTTCGAAATTTGCCCTTCACCATCACAGCTGAGGAGCTGTACGCTATCTTTGGTAAATACGGGGCCATCTTTCAGATACGACTCGGAGACAAGGACAAAGACACTCGGGGTACAGCCTTTGTTGTATACGAAGACATTTTTGATGCTAAGAGTGCCGTAGATCATCTCAGTGGCTTCAATGTCGGTGGTCGATATCTAATAGTTCTGTATTATCAGCCTGCTAAATTTGAGAAACGTGCTCAGGTTGAAGAGAAGGAGAAAGAATTGCAAGAG
- a CDS encoding predicted protein, whose translation MMKACVLSSVPLILALSFSVGATVQAFFVTPILQQSRLILKNSEKVEVCGFKDCKRAGGGKRLENLINAIVEEKGLSDAISVEGCDCQGECGYGPNVVVDGKLINNVRGREAVLQALGLDDDAEDPDLDDFGEDLDTGGVVLDDLNWRVEKLRLEEQNTQRFLKSKPRFLPYDDCRRWVQAWGQRWETAKDWENWIAMGEKRNSYIPSRPDEYYGTLGQWKGWEHFLGSRKSKDGKNETNNDK comes from the exons atgatgaaagcatgCGTTTTGTCGAGTGTTCCTCTGATACTTGCTCTTTCCTTCTCCGTGGGCGCAACGGTTCAAGCATTTTTTGTGACTCCTATTCTTCAACAAAGTCGTCTGATTCTGAAGAATTCCGAAAAGGTAGAAGTCTGTGGCTTCAAGGACTGCAAGCGTGCAGGCGGAGGCAAACGGCTAGAGAACTTAATCAATGCG ATTGTCGAGGAAAAGGGATTGTCCGATGCGATTTCCGTGGAAGGGTGCGACTGTCAAGGAGAATGCGGTTACGGCCCCAACGTTGTAGTAGATGGCAAGTTGATCAACAACGTGCGCGGACGAGAGGCCGTCTTGCAGGCTCTCGGCCTCGACGA CGACGCGGAAGATCCTGATTTGGACGATTTTGGCGAGGACTTGGACACAGGTGGTGTTGTGCTGGATGATCTTAACTGGCGAGTGGAAAAGTTGCGGCTGGAAGAACAAAATACACAGCGCTTTCTGAAGTCGAAGCCCCGCTTCTTACCTTACGATGACTGTCGCCGCTGGGTGCAAGCTTGGGGTCAGCGATGGGAAACGGCAAAGGACTGGGAGAATTGGATTGCAATGGGAGAAAAACGAAACTCTTACATTCCCTCTCGGCCTGATGAATACTACGGCACACTAGGACAGTGGAAAGGTTGGGAGCATTTTCTCGGCTCCCGGAAGAGTAAAGACGGAAAAAACGAGACCAACAATGATAAGTGA
- a CDS encoding predicted protein, whose amino-acid sequence MATLRLSWPAFRKRCDIVRFATFLLLVGKAVHVKSLAQRHQYSSTESSISTIKHSRREILQSVGTILTGIVAVPSTAAAGEVGARINRAVTESDLGLSVRRSVVQGAQTFDAFDGKFEQFADKYGLGSERSKQRAKPAPKIIPEPNPLDTSLALLVLEAADRAFLAAANLDSATLQKQIEKVTVTVRPSFARSGLTIQEMQSRRPTSASQFNFLSYVQYRAYLELIIDRNINFRKFKTDFEARMGAALLNLCLPNYSAAMSSLDRPSFNSVADKLKYQLYQAEEGIHELKDVLLDKGLVSIIEVSPFEAEQVEDWSEDLADLQWSIALDGEITLQAQILLQEQGYRLYPDFARYAIQTLLQNTIEGQSVEITDYYMDTDYNSDPDKFDPKELLLNIVLEST is encoded by the coding sequence ATGGCGACGCTCCGGTTGTCTTGGCCGGCCTTCCGAAAGCGTTGTGACATCGTGCGTTTTGCGACCTTCCTTTTGCTGGTGGGAAAGGCAGTGCATGTCAAATCGTTGGCCCAAAGGCATCAATACAGTTCCACGGAATCTTCAATTTCGACCATCAAGCACTCTCGTCGAGAAATACTACAATCCGTCGGCACGATATTGACTGGAATAGTTGCGGTCCCTTCAACAGCTGCGGCGGGAGAGGTAGGCGCGAGGATCAATCGGGCAGTTACCGAGTCTGACTTGGGTCTTTCTGTCCGTCGATCCGTCGTTCAAGGGGCACAAACCTTTGATGCTTTTGACGGAAAATTTGAGCAGTTCGCCGACAAGTATGGGCTAGGATCGGAGCGATCGAAGCAAAGGGCTAAACCCGCTCCGAAAATCATCCCTGAGCCGAATCCCCTCGACACGTCTCTGGCGCTTCTGGTTCTTGAAGCTGCCGACCGGGCGTTCCTGGCGGCTGCAAATCTCGATAGCGCAACTTTACAAAAGCAAATCGAAAAAGTGACCGTTACCGTCCGGCCTTCCTTTGCACGCTCGGGTCTAACAATACAGGAAATGCAGTCGAGAAGACCAACATCCGCTTCCCAATTTAATTTCCTGTCGTATGTTCAATACAGGGCCTACCTGGAACTTATCATTGATCGCAACATCAATTTTCGCAAGTTCAAGACCGATTTTGAGGCTCGCATGGGTGCGGCGCTCCTGAATCTCTGTCTGCCAAATTATTCTGCGGCCATGTCTTCACTGGACCGGCCGTCCTTTAATTCCGTAGCCGATAAACTCAAGTATCAATTATACCAGGCGGAAGAAGGCATCCACGAGCTTAAAGATGTTTTGCTTGACAAAGGGCTCGTTTCAATCATCGAAGTGTCTCCATTTGAAGCCGAACAAGTAGAAGATTGGTCGGAAGACTTGGCTGATCTGCAGTGGAGTATAGCCTTGGACGGCGAAATTACGCTCCAGGCACAAATTTTGTTGCAGGAGCAAGGGTATCGGCTTTATCCCGATTTTGCGCGCTACGCTATACAGACTTTACTGCAAAATACGATTGAGGGCCAATCGGTCGAGATCACGGATTATTATATGGACACGGACTACAATTCAGATCCCGACAAGTTCGACCCCAAGGAGCTTTTACTCAAtattgttttagaaagtaCATAA
- a CDS encoding predicted protein, with translation MALSSAGSVGSRRTPQRQRSYLFDDSEDDSNNDAGLSQSDVISIASSDSSSVDSRTTSTLNSSASLPSTHHATHTTFSQLTALTVTGSPNAALATQASTSLFSPGRAIPHGVTETKERSSPSRTVVQAHLLPADSLATLSAPLGLGETVPTLKLSSKVSTLSRTNSRTKNNSTDSAPSAKRKSAPALEKKKKEPTHSSQVLETETATQSTTSSKKRPSPQPKHPKAKKGKTSTATAVVTAHRGDTVAAPDATKDEVTQNACGKDADDAAASLTNTSTREEKENVQSVPTQAQPSTVEIPVKGASPSVPVLASSKKKKKKLNFQDQVLQHILLAFKPFSLKSLALELKTTDTALNYVMLSLIDKNLVVTKDFTSAKGRTKTLYWANYGAKAKEVAVSMASQDDMATTKRELTNLQAQYAGLQRNMDGMASELSNEELTANLTAAETELTTLRAKVEAVHTRIRNVRAGPSGGKTSKPLQQQSGPPKSAAQLAKERCPRRLKIRINAMRGEWKARKEKCTDFIDQLADGMEKKPKEVIKVLDLETDEMVDD, from the exons aTGGCCTTGTCGTCCGCGGGGAGCGTTGGCAGTCGCCGAACCCCGCAGCGTCAGCGTAGTTACCTCTTTGACGACAGCGAAGACGATAGCAACAACGACGCCGGGCTGTCGCAAAGTGACGTGATATCCATTGCATCGTCGGACTCGTCGTCCGTCGATTCCCGAACGACGTCGACCCTCAACAGTTCCGCGAGTTTGCCCAGCACGCACCACGCGACGCACACGACTTTTTCGCAACTCACGGCTCTGACCGTGACGGGTTCGCCCAACGCTGCGCTCGCCACGCAAGCGTCGACCTCACTTTTCTCTCCCGGACGTGCCATCCCGCACGGTGTCACCGAAACGAAGGAACGGTCGTCCCCATCCCGCACTGTCGTCCAGGCCCATCTGCTCCCCGCCGATTCGCTAGCGACGCTCTCGGCTCCCCTCGGACTCGGAGAAACGGTACCCACGCTCAAGTTAAGTAGCAAGGTGTCGACTCTGAGTAGAACCAACAGTCGCACCAAGAATAACTCCACCGACTCGGCTCCGTCCGCGAAACGCAAGTCGGCCCCCGCGctcgaaaagaagaaaaaagagcCAACACACTCCAGTCAGGTTTTAGAAACGGAAACCGCGACTCAGTCGACCACTAGTTCCAAAAAGCGACCCAGCCCCCAACCTAAGCATCCAAAGGCCAAAAAGGGTAAAACATCCACCGCTACCGCTGTTGTCACCGCCCACCGGGGTGACACCGTGGCAGCACCAGACGCTACGAAAGACGAGGTGACCCAAAATGCCTGCGGGAAggacgccgacgacgccgCTGCCTCTTTGACGAACACTAGTACCCgcgaggaaaaggaaaatgtACAATCCGTCCCGACCCAGGCACAACCTTCTACCGTCGAGATTCCGGTTAAAGGCGCATCGCCATCAGTTCCGGTTTTGGCGTCCAGcaaaaaaaagaagaaaaaactTAATTTTCAGGACCAGGTCCTCCAGCACATATTGTTGGCCTTCAAACCCTTTTCTCTCAAGTCGCTGGCTCTCGAGCTAAAAACCACAGACACGGCTTTGAATTACGTCATGCTTTCGCTGATTGACAAGAATTTGGTCGTCACGAAAGATTTTACTTCCGCCAAGGGCCGGACCAAAACCCTGTACTGGGCAAACTACGGGGCCAAAGCGAAAGAAGTAGCCGTGTCCATGGCCAGTCAAGACGATATGGCGACCACTAAACGTGAGCTTACCAATCTCCAGGCTCAATATGCGGGTTTGCAGCGGAATATGGACGGGATGGCGTCCGAATTGTCCAATGAAGAGCTCACTGCAAATCTGACCGCCGCCGAGACAGAATTGACGACTCTCCGAGCCAAAGTGGAAGCCGTCCATACTCGCATTCGCAATGTTCGGGCGGGACCAAGTGGAGGAAAGACGTCGAAACCTCTCCAGCAGCAAAGCGGTCCTCCGAAGAGTGCGGCCCAACTAGCCAAGGAACGTTGCCCCCGTCGCCTCAAGATTCGTATCAATGCCATGCGCGGCGAATGGAAAGCTCGCAAAGAGAAGTGTACCGATTTTATTGACCAGCTCGCGGATGGCATGGAAAAAAAGCCAAAGGAAGTTATCAAAGTCTTGGATCTGGAGACGGACGAAATGGTAG acgatTGA
- a CDS encoding predicted protein — MATVRSSNPSGMEETTVHPTALGTTDAAASTDDPSESSLPVDKGSTVRDVGDNAREDEPEAALHAETTEPAATAATDPDGAIRTVATLCRDDDQESHSTDATNCTTVLPQKPVKRARTAYFIFADDHRARVQKEHPGEGVATQAKALGHLWANLPADAKLVYQNQAAQERERVAQQLQAWKDAGGLATATTNTGLGANSSLLESSSPANNNADSLVFPVARVRKICKLDTDVKGLSKEALLLVTKAAELFTSQLGTETTRVAQIQNRRTLLPDDVAQVCAARARFDFLQPDIQDLTRQQQTQARVHQQEKAAAAGEVATGRANGKNITDYFAAVPQPE; from the exons ATGGCAACCGTTAGGTCGTCGAACCCGAGCGGCATGGAAGAAACCACCGTCCACCCGACGGCTTTGGGGACAACCGATGCCGCCGCATCCACGGACGACCCGTCCGAGTCGTCTCTGCCCGTCGACAAGGGAAGTACTGTACGGGATGTCGGCGACAACGCACGAGAAGATGAACCGGAGGCAGCTTTGCATGCGGAGACGACGGAACCAGCCGCTACCGCCGCCACGGATCCGGACGGTGCCATCCGCACAGTCGCCACGCTGTGTCGGGACGACGACCAAGAGTCACACTCTACGGATGCCACCAACTGTACCACGGTCCTTCCACAAAAACCAGTTAAACGAGCCCGCACGGCGTATTTCATTTTCGCCGACGACCATCGAGCACGAGTCCAGAAAGAA CATCCGGGCGAAGGCGTGGCGACACAGGCCAAAGCACTCGGTCACCTTTGGGCGAACTTACCGGCCGACGCCAAGTTGGTGTATCAGAACCAAGCCGCACAGGAGCGAGAGCGTGTCGCCCAGCAACTCCAAGCCTGGAAAGACGCCGGAGGTTTGGCGACCGCAACGACCAACACTGGCTTGGGTGCCAACTCGTCGTTGTTGGAGTCGTCGTCCCCTGCGAATAACAATGCCGATTCCCTCGTGTTTCCCGTGGCCCGCGTACGCAAAATATGCAAACTCGATACGGACGTCAAGGGACTTTCGAAAGAAGCCTTGTTGCTCGTCACCAAGGCCGCCGAACTCTTCACGTCGCAGCTCGGGACGGAAACCACCCGCGTCGCGCAGATACAGAATCGTCGCACACTCTTACCGGACGACGTGGCGCAGGTATGTGCCGCCCGCGCCCGCTTTGACTTTTTGCAACCGGACATTCAGGATTTGACCCGCCAGCAACAAACGCAAGCGCGGGTGCatcagcaagaaaaggcGGCGGCCGCCGGGGAAGTGGCGACCGGCCGCGCCAACGGGAAAAACATCACGGACTACTTTGCGGCGGTCCCGCAACCGGAGTAG